In Bacteriovorax stolpii, a single genomic region encodes these proteins:
- a CDS encoding 3-hydroxyacyl-CoA dehydrogenase family protein encodes MNKENTLVVIENNHPLYATISKHFATRSVEEALSSYETYDLVIDLSPLRTKNKVLFLKELVRTTKAEVISDLSLTWPEMVLQNCPKVSGAMSLLFFSPTQKVETFAKNPAAQKHIDDFLAVIEKSGVNHQDLKVGFHYPRAISMIINEAYFALEENLASPKDIDLAMKFGVNYPLGPIEWGDKIGLKYIVDLLNELYEITEDSRYRVSRELKLKGNQL; translated from the coding sequence ATGAATAAAGAAAACACCCTGGTGGTGATTGAAAATAATCATCCACTCTATGCTACTATCAGTAAACATTTTGCTACGAGATCAGTTGAAGAAGCTCTAAGCAGTTATGAAACATATGACCTGGTGATTGACCTCTCTCCTCTTCGCACAAAAAACAAAGTTCTTTTTTTAAAAGAGCTGGTGCGCACGACAAAAGCTGAAGTCATTTCTGATTTAAGCTTAACGTGGCCAGAGATGGTTTTACAAAACTGCCCGAAAGTATCGGGGGCCATGTCGTTGCTCTTTTTCTCGCCAACCCAAAAAGTTGAAACTTTCGCTAAAAATCCAGCCGCTCAAAAACATATTGATGATTTTTTAGCTGTGATTGAAAAAAGTGGTGTTAACCACCAAGACTTAAAAGTGGGCTTTCACTACCCTCGCGCTATTTCGATGATCATTAACGAAGCCTATTTTGCTCTTGAAGAAAACCTGGCCTCGCCAAAAGATATCGACCTCGCTATGAAGTTTGGTGTGAACTATCCCCTGGGCCCAATTGAATGGGGAGATAAAATCGGACTTAAATATATTGTGGACCTTTTAAATGAACTTTATGAGATCACTGAGGATTCACGCTACCGCGTTTCACGCGAATTAAAACTTAAAGGAAACCAGCTATGA
- a CDS encoding aldehyde dehydrogenase family protein: protein MEIKLFINGQFKDSSDKIIKTSFDPSNGAEVAKYHVPSVKDIEEAVQAANNAFYNPEWKNMSQDARADLLLKISEKIKERAKEIVDVEVRDSGSTLRKAKADVHNTSAFFKVMSKVARELKLSVKDEAASRAGFSINSREFAPIGVCAQIIPWNFPLVMAGWKIGPILATGCTTVLKSAEETPASAAILAEIIRDAGVPAGVVNIITGGADVGRALISHPLVKKVAFTGSTQVGKEILKNTAGGVLNATMELGGKSANIVLNDADLSIAVDGALYAFLYHSGQACDSGTRLLVQEGIYPEFMEKFLSRIKDVKVAPTTDPNAGYGPVVSEKQMKTILGFIEKTKAEDGKLLFGGNRKTDGEFAKGFFIEPTAFEITPKHTIFQEEIFGPVVGITKFKTEEEAVLLANNSKYGLAGAVWSKDADKAHKIASQLEAGTVWINEYHLLNPGMPFGGFKESGIGREMGSEGIMSYLEVRHVWESDCNEREKKVWLDAIF from the coding sequence ATGGAAATTAAACTATTCATCAACGGACAATTCAAAGATTCATCTGACAAAATCATTAAGACATCTTTTGACCCGTCTAACGGAGCAGAAGTTGCAAAATACCACGTGCCATCAGTAAAAGACATTGAAGAAGCTGTTCAAGCGGCAAACAATGCTTTCTATAACCCTGAATGGAAAAACATGTCTCAGGACGCGCGCGCTGATTTACTTTTAAAGATCTCTGAAAAGATCAAAGAAAGAGCAAAAGAAATCGTGGACGTAGAAGTTAGAGACTCAGGTTCAACTCTTAGAAAAGCAAAAGCTGATGTTCACAACACGTCTGCCTTCTTTAAAGTCATGAGTAAAGTGGCAAGAGAGCTAAAGCTTTCAGTTAAAGACGAAGCGGCTTCTCGCGCAGGATTTTCAATCAACTCTCGCGAATTCGCTCCCATCGGAGTGTGCGCACAAATTATCCCATGGAACTTCCCGCTAGTCATGGCCGGATGGAAAATCGGGCCAATCCTCGCAACGGGATGCACGACAGTTCTAAAATCGGCAGAAGAAACTCCGGCAAGTGCGGCGATCTTGGCTGAAATTATCAGAGACGCGGGCGTTCCTGCTGGTGTTGTAAACATCATTACAGGGGGAGCAGACGTTGGTCGCGCTCTTATTTCTCACCCACTGGTTAAAAAAGTGGCCTTTACTGGTTCAACTCAAGTTGGGAAAGAAATTCTTAAAAACACTGCTGGCGGTGTTTTAAATGCCACAATGGAGCTTGGTGGAAAGTCAGCAAACATCGTTTTAAACGATGCTGATCTTTCAATCGCCGTCGATGGTGCTCTATACGCTTTCCTATACCACTCAGGACAAGCTTGTGATTCAGGAACAAGACTTCTGGTTCAGGAAGGAATTTACCCTGAATTCATGGAGAAATTTCTCTCACGTATTAAAGACGTAAAGGTTGCACCAACTACTGATCCAAACGCTGGTTATGGGCCGGTTGTCAGCGAAAAACAAATGAAGACCATCCTAGGCTTCATTGAAAAAACAAAAGCTGAAGATGGAAAACTTCTTTTTGGTGGTAACAGAAAAACTGACGGTGAATTCGCTAAAGGATTTTTTATCGAGCCAACTGCTTTTGAAATCACTCCGAAACACACAATCTTTCAGGAAGAAATTTTTGGACCAGTTGTCGGGATTACAAAATTTAAAACTGAAGAAGAAGCCGTTCTTCTTGCTAATAACTCTAAGTACGGCCTGGCCGGAGCTGTCTGGTCAAAAGATGCGGACAAAGCTCATAAGATCGCCAGCCAGCTTGAAGCAGGAACTGTGTGGATCAACGAGTATCACCTTCTAAACCCAGGTATGCCATTTGGTGGATTTAAAGAATCTGGAATCGGCAGAGAGATGGGATCTGAAGGGATCATGAGCTACCTTGAAGTCCGCCATGTATGGGAATCTGATTGTAACGAGCGCGAAAAGAAGGTTTGGTTAGATGCTATTTTCTAA
- a CDS encoding thiolase family protein gives MKRTFIVHAKRTAIGKLNGKLSTVRVDDLLAHVFTDIKNTINFDPALIDDVIVGCANQAGEDNRNVARMAVILSGLPLAVPGTTVNRLCGSSLDALIDGYARIQAGIADCLIIGGAESMTRAPYVLSKAGDAFGRDQKMFDTTLGWRFQNPKMEKMFPLFTMGETAEEVANLYKISREEQDQFAVNSHKKAAAAWDRGDFNDEIIPYTVEMKKESFVFSKDECVRNDTTMEALAKLKPVFRKEGSVTAGNSSPMNDGASGLLLVSEDFMKKHNLTPMMEVTGAATRGVHPNTMGLGPIEAVKTLLTRYNKKITDFDAIELNEAFAAQALGCIKGLELDPNKVNMNGGAIAIGHALGSSGTRIVTTLAHQMKKNKNIKEGLASMCIGVGQGIAVSFKNC, from the coding sequence ATGAAAAGAACATTTATTGTTCACGCTAAAAGAACTGCGATTGGAAAACTTAACGGAAAACTCTCAACAGTAAGAGTGGATGATCTACTAGCTCACGTTTTTACTGATATTAAAAATACTATTAACTTCGACCCTGCTCTTATCGACGACGTCATCGTAGGTTGTGCTAACCAGGCCGGAGAAGACAACAGAAACGTGGCCCGTATGGCGGTCATCCTTTCAGGTCTTCCCCTGGCAGTCCCGGGAACGACAGTAAACCGTCTTTGTGGATCATCTCTTGATGCTCTTATTGACGGATACGCACGCATTCAGGCCGGCATCGCTGATTGTTTAATCATCGGTGGAGCTGAGAGCATGACTCGTGCACCTTACGTTCTTTCTAAAGCTGGGGACGCTTTTGGACGTGACCAAAAAATGTTTGATACGACTTTAGGGTGGAGATTTCAAAACCCTAAGATGGAAAAAATGTTCCCACTTTTTACGATGGGAGAAACAGCTGAAGAGGTTGCTAATCTTTATAAAATCTCTCGCGAAGAACAGGATCAGTTTGCTGTAAACTCTCATAAAAAAGCAGCAGCGGCATGGGATCGCGGAGACTTCAATGATGAAATCATTCCTTACACTGTAGAAATGAAAAAAGAGTCATTCGTCTTTAGTAAAGATGAATGCGTTCGCAATGACACGACAATGGAAGCGCTTGCAAAACTAAAACCAGTGTTTAGAAAAGAAGGATCAGTGACAGCTGGGAACTCAAGCCCAATGAACGATGGGGCTTCAGGACTTCTTCTTGTCAGTGAAGACTTTATGAAAAAGCACAACCTGACTCCGATGATGGAAGTGACAGGGGCCGCGACTCGCGGAGTGCATCCAAACACAATGGGACTTGGTCCGATTGAAGCGGTTAAAACTCTGCTTACAAGATACAACAAAAAAATCACTGACTTCGATGCGATCGAACTTAACGAAGCTTTCGCCGCTCAGGCCCTTGGGTGTATCAAAGGTCTGGAGCTTGACCCGAATAAAGTTAATATGAACGGTGGAGCCATCGCTATCGGTCACGCCCTTGGAAGCTCGGGAACAAGAATTGTGACAACTCTTGCTCACCAGATGAAGAAAAATAAAAACATTAAAGAAGGCCTTGCCTCGATGTGTATTGGTGTAGGTCAAGGGATCGCAGTAAGCTTTAAAAACTGTTAG
- a CDS encoding 3-hydroxyacyl-CoA dehydrogenase NAD-binding domain-containing protein, which translates to MDIKNVIVIGTGTMGQGIAQWFLQQNTTVEMVDANYDFALKSMDRIHESLDSLVAKGKLEAALVSDLKKKLSVKKLEEINPKADLVIEAIIEDKEIKKDLFKKLDELMDQNTVLASNTSSFPITEMAKDLSAGRQKKFLGLHFFNPATIMKLVEVINGLETDRSLSQEILKWFNSKGKVACLCGDAPGFIVNRVARNFYGESLRAVGHYDLEKIKEVDTVMREVGGFKMGPFELMDLIGIDVNLSVTESVYRAFFDEPRFKPHRLQKEMVDGKRFGRKTKKGFYIYE; encoded by the coding sequence ATGGATATTAAAAACGTTATCGTTATCGGAACAGGAACTATGGGGCAAGGAATTGCCCAATGGTTCCTGCAACAAAACACCACTGTTGAAATGGTGGATGCAAACTACGACTTCGCTCTAAAAAGTATGGACCGCATTCATGAGAGTCTCGACTCTCTGGTCGCCAAAGGAAAACTTGAAGCTGCACTTGTATCTGACCTAAAGAAAAAACTTTCGGTAAAAAAACTTGAAGAGATCAACCCAAAAGCGGACTTAGTGATTGAGGCCATCATCGAAGACAAAGAGATCAAAAAAGATCTTTTTAAAAAGCTCGATGAGTTAATGGATCAAAATACTGTCCTTGCTTCCAACACGTCCTCATTTCCGATTACGGAAATGGCCAAGGACCTAAGTGCAGGGAGACAAAAAAAGTTTTTAGGTCTTCACTTCTTTAACCCGGCAACAATTATGAAGCTGGTGGAAGTTATCAATGGACTGGAAACAGATCGCTCCCTTTCACAAGAGATCCTGAAGTGGTTTAACAGCAAAGGAAAAGTCGCTTGTCTTTGTGGAGATGCTCCAGGATTTATCGTTAACCGCGTGGCCCGCAACTTTTACGGCGAATCCCTAAGAGCTGTCGGACACTACGACCTGGAAAAAATCAAAGAAGTCGACACAGTGATGAGAGAAGTTGGTGGATTTAAGATGGGGCCATTTGAACTGATGGATCTTATAGGAATCGACGTCAACTTGAGTGTCACAGAATCAGTTTACCGCGCTTTTTTTGATGAACCACGCTTTAAACCTCATCGCCTGCAAAAGGAAATGGTCGATGGCAAGCGTTTTGGTAGAAAGACTAAAAAGGGGTTTTATATTTATGAATAA
- a CDS encoding 1,2-phenylacetyl-CoA epoxidase subunit PaaC, translating into MTGNAYSYSAEELKLFEDIKNGKTFEATDDMPAFYRKHLLNLMWMQGDSEYSGALGYMPWIEKAPTLQEKVIVAQMVKDEMRHANVMYRLLDELGQDTLAHTESKDLGYKLEEDQINIGFKRIKDDYRVNIFYYNIKHWEDYILFNFLMDRAAGHQLQDTFNSSYLPWKKAIEGIYKEEVMHLAHGDKWIKILAKDPAKKEFLQERLNLWWPRVMNVFGNTQGQTNDLYVRLGLKQRTNQEVRTAFLKEIQELCDEAGLVVPTYKEEDQPQRDPKKA; encoded by the coding sequence ATGACAGGAAATGCTTACAGCTACTCAGCAGAAGAACTAAAACTTTTTGAGGACATCAAAAACGGAAAAACATTTGAGGCGACAGATGACATGCCGGCGTTCTACCGCAAGCACCTTCTAAACCTTATGTGGATGCAAGGAGATTCTGAGTACTCTGGTGCCCTTGGATACATGCCATGGATTGAAAAAGCTCCAACACTACAAGAGAAAGTAATCGTTGCTCAAATGGTTAAAGACGAAATGAGACACGCTAACGTCATGTACCGTTTATTAGATGAATTGGGACAAGACACTCTTGCTCACACTGAATCTAAAGACCTTGGATACAAGCTGGAAGAAGACCAAATCAACATTGGCTTCAAGAGAATCAAAGACGACTACCGCGTAAACATTTTCTACTACAACATCAAGCACTGGGAAGATTACATTCTTTTTAACTTCTTGATGGACAGAGCTGCTGGTCACCAACTTCAAGACACTTTCAACTCAAGCTACCTTCCATGGAAAAAAGCTATCGAAGGGATCTACAAAGAAGAAGTTATGCACCTTGCTCACGGGGACAAGTGGATCAAGATCCTGGCAAAAGACCCGGCGAAAAAAGAATTCCTGCAAGAAAGACTAAACCTTTGGTGGCCAAGAGTGATGAACGTTTTTGGGAACACTCAAGGCCAGACAAACGATCTTTACGTTCGCCTTGGACTTAAGCAAAGAACAAACCAGGAAGTTCGTACAGCTTTCCTAAAAGAAATCCAGGAGCTTTGTGATGAAGCTGGTTTAGTTGTTCCAACTTACAAAGAAGAAGACCAACCTCAAAGAGACCCTAAAAAAGCATAA